The genomic region GGCCAGCATCCCGCCGAACGACCAGCCGCCCAGCCAGACATCGTTCGGCAGCTTGCGATCAAGGTGCTCGACCCAGGCCTGGATATCGCTGTGAGGCAGCTCCGGCAGGGGCACGAGCTCTACCTGCAGGCGGGCGTCCTGGCCGCGCAGGCTGGCGGCCAGCGGCTCCAGGGACGCAGTGCCCAGGCCCCAGCCGGGCAACAGAACAAGTCGATTACGCATCGGCGCTCTCCAACTGTGGATAACACTCGGCCAATGCATTCAACAATAGCTGCACCTGCGCCTTGCTGTGGGCGGCGCTCAAGGTCACCCGCAGGCGTGCGCTACCCGCCGGTACAGTAGGCGGGCGGATGGCCGTCACCAGCAGGCCGCGCTCGCGCAGCATGCGCGACAGGCGCAGGGCCTGCGCGCTGTCGCCAATGACGATCGGCTGGATTGGCGTCGGGCTGTCCATCAATTGCAGCCCGATCTGCTGTGCACCTTCGCGGAACTGGCGAATCAACGCCGCCAGGTGCTCACGGCGCCAGGTTTCGCGGCGTAGCAGTTCCAGGCTTTTCAGCGTGGCGCAGGCCAGCGCCGGTGGCTGGCTGGTGGTGTAGATGTAGGGGCGGGCGAATTGCACCAGCGCCTCGATCAGTTCTTCGCTGCCAGCGACAAAGGCACCGGCAGTACCGCACGCCTTGCCCAGTGTGCCAATCAGCACCGGAACCTCATCCACGCCCAGGCCGAAGTGCTCGACAACACCGCCGCCGTGGTTGCCGAGGGTGCCCAGGCCATGGGCATCGTCGACCATCAGCCAGGCGCCTCGGGCCTTGGCGACTCCGGCCAGTGCCGGCAGGTCGGCCAGGTCGCCATCCATGCTGAACACGCCGTCGGTCACCACCAGGGTGTTGCCGACCGCCTTGTCCAGGCGGCTGGCCAGGCTGGCTGCGTCATTGTGCAGGTAGCGGCTGAAACGGGCCCCACTGAGCAACCCGCCATCCAGCAGCGAAGCGTGGTTCAAACGGTCCTGCAACACGGTGTCACCCTGCCCCACCAGCGCGGTGATGGCACCCAGGTTGGCCATGTAGCCGGTGGAGAACAGCAGCGCGCGCGGGCGCCCGGTGAGTTCGGCCAAGGCCTCTTCCACCTGATGGTGCGGCGTACTGTGGCCGATCACCAGGTGCGAGGCGCCACCACCGACACCCCAGCGCTCAGCGCCGGCCTGCCAGGCGGCAATCACCTGCGGGTGGTTGGCCAGGCCCAGGTAATCATTGCTGCAGAAGGCCAGCAAGGGCTGGCCGTCGACCACCACTTCCGGCCCTTGCGGGCTTTGCAGCAGTGGCCGCTGCCGATACAGGTCCGCGGCGCGCCGTTCGGCCAGGCGCGCGGCCAGGTCGAAGGCCATCTCAGGCAGACGCGGCGTTGTAGAACATCTCGCTGCTACGCTGCTCGACCAGCGCCTGCTCGATGGCTGCCTGGTGCACTTCGTCGGCGTGTTCCTCGCGTGCTTCGGGCTTGATGCCCAGGCGTGCGAACAGTTGCATGTCCTTGTCGGCCTGCGGGTTGGCGGTGGTCAGCAGTTTTTCACCGTAGAAGATCGAGTTGGCGCCCGCCATGAAGGCCAGGGCCTGCATCTGTTCGTTCATCTGCTCACGGCCGGCCGACAGGCGCACGTGCGACTTGGGCATGAGGATACGCGCCACGGCCAGCATGCGGATGAAGTCGAACGGGTCGACATCCTCTTCCTCGGCCAGCGGTGTGCCGGCGACCTTGACCAGCATGTTGATCGGCACCGACTCCGGGTGCTCGGGCAGGTTGGCCAGCTGGATCAGCAGGCCGGCGCGGTCGTCCAGCGACTCGCCCATGCCGAGGATGCCGCCGGAGCAGATCTTCATCCCGGCATCACGCACGTAGGCCAGGGTCTGCAGACGCTCGCTGTAGGTGCGGGTGGTAATGATGCTGCCGTAGAACTCCGGCGAGGTATCGAGGTTGTGGTTGTAGTAGTCCAGGCCGGCCTGGGCCAGCGCCTTGGTCTGCTCCTGGTCGAGCTTGCCGAGGGTCATGCAGGTTTCCAGGCCCATGGCCTTCACGCCTTTGACCATTTCCAGCACGTAGGGCATGTCTTTGGCCGACGGGTGCTTCCAGGCCGCGCCCATGCAGAAGCGGGTGGAGCCGATGGCTTTGGCGCGTGCGGCTTCTTCCAGCACCTTCTGCACTTCCATCAGCTTCTGTTTTTCCAGCCCGGTGTTGTAGTGGCCGGACTGCGGACAATATTTGCAATCTTCCGGGCAGGCGCCGGTCTTGATCGAAAGCAAGGTCGAAACCTGCACGCGGTTCGGGTCGAAGTGCGCGCGGTGCACGGTCTGCGCCTGGAACAGCAAGTCATTGAACGGTTGCTGGAACAGCGCCTTGACCTCGGCCAGGGACCAGTCGTGACGTGTTGTTGCAGTTGTGCTGGCGCTCATCGGTGTTTCCTTGTTTAGGCTGTAGCTGGCGCCGGGACAGGAAAGCCCGCCAGCGCATCACGGATAGCTCGCATAGTCATGGAAGGCCTATGAACTGTCAACCGCACTGGAAAAGACTGGTTTACAACTGTTCAATTATTAATCAAACGTGTTTGCTGTGCGACGAACGTGCCGAGCAGCCCTACCCGTTGTGCGTCGCCTGCGAACAGGAGCTGCCCTGGCTGGATGAGCAATGCCTGCGCTGCGCCCTGCCCATGCCAATGGCAGGCCTGACCTGCGCGCAATGCGGCCGCCGCACGCCGGCCTTCGAGCGGGTTGTTGCACTGTGGCATTTCGGCTTTCCGGTAGACACGCTGGTCAGCCGCTTCAAGCACAAGCGCCAGTGGCCCCTGGGGCGTCTGATGGCGCAAATGCTCGGGCATGGCTTGCTGCATCGCTTCGCCGAAGGGCTGGCCCGGCCCGACCTGCTGTTGCCGGTGCCCCTGGCCAGGCGTCGCCTGCGCGAGCGCGGCTTCAACCAGGCGGGAATGCTGGCGCGCTGGTTATCGGCACAACTGGGCATACGGTGCGACGAACGGTTGCTGGCGCGTCCCCGCGAAACGCCCGCGCAGCAGCAGCTGGATGCCAGGGCAAGGCGGCGCAATCTGCGCCAGGCATTTGCGGTCGCGGGTGGGTTGGCGGACCGGCATGTCGCCGTTGTCGATGACGTGCTGACTACCGGTGCCACCGCCCAGGCGGTTGCCGAAGTATTGCGCAAGGCCGGGGCGCGACGGGTCGATGTGTATTGCCTGGCACGCACGCCCAAGCCGGGTTATGTGTGATTTCAAGGGTCCCGGCTCACTTGACTGGCCCGAACAGGAGAGGCACCGTCCCTCCATCCGTTAATGACTTCATTACCTATGTCCCTGCCCCCCCTCCTCACCCAGCATATCGCCCGCCGCCCCCAGCGCATCGCCCTGCTGCATCACATTGCCGAGCAAGGCTCGATCACCCGCGCCGCCAAGGCAGCGGGGATCAGCTACAAGGCCGCCTGGGACGCCATCGACGAACTCAACAACCTGGCCAGCCAGCCGCTGGTCGAACGCAGCGCAGGCGGGCGTGGCGGCGGCGGTGCCCGCTTGTCGCTGGAAGGCGAGCGGGTACTGCGCCTGTATCAGAGGCTGCAGGCCCTGCAAGCGCAAATCCTCGAAGCGGCCGAACAATCCAGTGACCTCGACCTGCTTGGGCGCCTGATGCTGCGCACCAGCGCGCGCAACCAGTTGCAGGGGCAGGTCAGCGGGCTTCGCCGCGAGGGACGGCATGATCGCGTCAGTCTGGCCTTGGGCGGCGGGCTGGAGATCGAGGCGCTGATCACGCATGACAGCACTGCGCGGCTGGAACTGACACTGGGGACGATGGTAGTGGCGCTGCTCAAGGCGGGGTGGGTGCGGTTGCTAGCCGAACAGGAAGAGGCCGAAGCCGGCAGCAATTGTTTACGGGCGACGGTGGAAGACGTGCTGACGGAAGTGGAGGGGCCGAGTGAAGTCAGACTGGCGCTGGGCAACGGGCAGACATTGTGTGCGTTTGCCGAGGCCGATTGGTTGGCTGAACATCGGGTGGCGAGTGGCATTACGGTACGGGTGCAGTTTCATCCCTCTTATGTGTTGAT from Pseudomonas oryzicola harbors:
- the bioF gene encoding 8-amino-7-oxononanoate synthase, with translation MAFDLAARLAERRAADLYRQRPLLQSPQGPEVVVDGQPLLAFCSNDYLGLANHPQVIAAWQAGAERWGVGGGASHLVIGHSTPHHQVEEALAELTGRPRALLFSTGYMANLGAITALVGQGDTVLQDRLNHASLLDGGLLSGARFSRYLHNDAASLASRLDKAVGNTLVVTDGVFSMDGDLADLPALAGVAKARGAWLMVDDAHGLGTLGNHGGGVVEHFGLGVDEVPVLIGTLGKACGTAGAFVAGSEELIEALVQFARPYIYTTSQPPALACATLKSLELLRRETWRREHLAALIRQFREGAQQIGLQLMDSPTPIQPIVIGDSAQALRLSRMLRERGLLVTAIRPPTVPAGSARLRVTLSAAHSKAQVQLLLNALAECYPQLESADA
- the bioB gene encoding biotin synthase BioB gives rise to the protein MSASTTATTRHDWSLAEVKALFQQPFNDLLFQAQTVHRAHFDPNRVQVSTLLSIKTGACPEDCKYCPQSGHYNTGLEKQKLMEVQKVLEEAARAKAIGSTRFCMGAAWKHPSAKDMPYVLEMVKGVKAMGLETCMTLGKLDQEQTKALAQAGLDYYNHNLDTSPEFYGSIITTRTYSERLQTLAYVRDAGMKICSGGILGMGESLDDRAGLLIQLANLPEHPESVPINMLVKVAGTPLAEEEDVDPFDFIRMLAVARILMPKSHVRLSAGREQMNEQMQALAFMAGANSIFYGEKLLTTANPQADKDMQLFARLGIKPEAREEHADEVHQAAIEQALVEQRSSEMFYNAASA
- a CDS encoding ComF family protein, which produces MNCQPHWKRLVYNCSIINQTCLLCDERAEQPYPLCVACEQELPWLDEQCLRCALPMPMAGLTCAQCGRRTPAFERVVALWHFGFPVDTLVSRFKHKRQWPLGRLMAQMLGHGLLHRFAEGLARPDLLLPVPLARRRLRERGFNQAGMLARWLSAQLGIRCDERLLARPRETPAQQQLDARARRRNLRQAFAVAGGLADRHVAVVDDVLTTGATAQAVAEVLRKAGARRVDVYCLARTPKPGYV
- a CDS encoding TOBE domain-containing protein; protein product: MSLPPLLTQHIARRPQRIALLHHIAEQGSITRAAKAAGISYKAAWDAIDELNNLASQPLVERSAGGRGGGGARLSLEGERVLRLYQRLQALQAQILEAAEQSSDLDLLGRLMLRTSARNQLQGQVSGLRREGRHDRVSLALGGGLEIEALITHDSTARLELTLGTMVVALLKAGWVRLLAEQEEAEAGSNCLRATVEDVLTEVEGPSEVRLALGNGQTLCAFAEADWLAEHRVASGITVRVQFHPSYVLIGVPA